The Deinococcus misasensis DSM 22328 DNA segment TCCCTGATCTTTTAAACCCAAAATGAAACCCTCTGGAGGGCTTCATTCTTCTGTCACCACTTCGCGGTACGGAAGAACCACATGCACGGTGGTGCCTTCTCCCACTCTGGACGCGAACCACACCCGTCCCTGATGGGCATCGATGATGGTCTTCACAATCGAGAGGCCCAGTCCGCTGCCCCCTTCATCCCGATTGCGGGACTCCTGAACCCGGTAGAAACGGTCAAACAGTTTGGTGAGGTGTTCTTCTGCGATGCCTGGACCGTTGTCCTGCACCATGAAATGCACCTCTTTGTTTTCCAGTTTGCCTTGCAGGATGATGCGGGTGGATCCGGCTTTCAGGGCGTTGCTGATCAGGTTGATCATCACCTGTTTCATGCGTGAAGGATCGGCCATGAAGGCAAATTCCTGTCCCTCCACCAGCAATTCTGCCTGCCCGAGGATCGGCTTCATTTCGCGTTGCAAGTCTTCCATGAAAGGCAGGGCCAGCATCGGTTGCAGGTTCATGTTGACGCTTCCTGCATCGGCACGGGCCAGCTCCAGAAGGCTCTGGATCAGGTGCGAGAGGCGCTCGGATTCGTTTTTGATGATGGTCAGGCTTTCGGTCTGCTGGGGGCTCGGGTTGGTGCGCCTCAGCAGGTAACCTGCATGTCCCCCAATGGCGGTGACGGGGGTGCGCAGTTCGTGGCTGGCATCGCTGGTGAAGCGCCTTTGCATCTCGAAAGATTTCTCCAGACGGGCAAGCGCTTCATTGATGGTGGAGGCCAGAGATTCCACTTCATCGTGGGTGTTGGGCACCGGAACCCTTGAACTGAGGTTCTTTTCGGTGATGGTTTCTGCTGCTGCCTGCACGTAACGCAACGGCTTGAGTGCCCGTGCAGAAACCCCATAAATGGTGAAACCCATGCCAACAATGGCCAGCAGGGTCACAAAAAACAGCACGGTTTTCAGGGCCCGGAACACATCCTGAATTTCGGTGGTGTCCCGGGCGAGGTGCAAGATGCCCTGATAGATCGGAAAGTTGGGATTGGAGATCTGCACCATCACCGAAATCACTTCCAGATGACGGTTCTCCTTGTTGACGTTTTTGATTTCCAGACTGGTGAACACCACTTCATTGTTCTGACCTGCCCGGACCATGCGGGAATAGTCTGGGGGTTGGAATTCCAGGCTGTTGAGGCCATCTCCCAGCAGGGTGACCAGACTGGTGCTGTGTTCGATGTGTTGAGGAATCAGGTCTTTGCCCTGCAAGGTGAGCAAATTGGTGTCCGGATAAAGCAAATAAGAATCCAACTGTCCATAGAGATCAGGAAACAACTCCCATGGAATTCTGTTTCCAATGGCATAGGTTTCGGTGTTTCTCTGGATGGACACCAGCTGGTTGACCCCCCTTTTCAAATCGTTCTGGATGTTGGTTTCAATGATGCGGGTCATGACGGTGAACACCATCACCATGATGAAACTCAGGATCAAGCCCATTGCGGTGGTGTAAAGCAGGGTGAGTCGCCAGCGTAAAGTCATTCTGAATCCAGTTTAGGGGTTTTGATGAGGGAAGGGACATCGAATGGCTGAGAAAGGGCAGAAGGCAGAAAGGCCGAGGGCAGAGGGCCCAGAGCCGAGGGCAAAAAGGCTTTGGCTGAAGCGATGCAGGGCGAGTCACGCCTCGCCCCTACAATTCCCTTAACAAACTTCTTGCACGTATTGCAGGGATGCTCTGGGCCCTCTGCAAAGAAAAAGCGCCCCGAAGGACGCCTGAATGTTCTCTGTTTGCTTATTCTTCGCGCAGCACGTAGCCTACGCCACGCACGGTGTGGATCAGGCGGCGTTCTCCGCCTTCTTCCAGTTTGCGACGCAGGTAGCCGATGTACACGTCCACGACGTTGCTGCCACCGGTGTACTCGGGCCAGACTTTCTCTTCGATTTCAAAACGGGAGAAGACTTTGCCAGGGTTGCGGGCCAGCAGTTCGAGCAATTCGAATTCTTTGGCAGAAAGCTCAACGCGGCGGCCTCCACGGAAGATTTCACGTCCGTCAAGGTTCATCACCAGGTCGGCCACACGCACTTCGCCGGTCACAGCGGGGTTCACGCGGCGCAGGTGGGCACGCACCCGAGCGAGCAATTCTTCAATGGAGAAGGGTTTGATCAGGTAATCGTCTGCGCCGGCATCCAGCCCTTCCACCTTGTCCTGAATGCTGTCTTTGGCGGTCAGGATCAGGATGGGAGTGTTGCTGGTTTTGCGGATGCGGCGGGCCACTTCGAGACCGTCCAGCACGGGGAGCATCAGGTCAAGGATCACCAGGTCGGGGTTGACTTCACGGAATTTGGACAGCCCGGTCACTCCGTCGAAGGCGACTTCGGTGGCGTAACCCTCTGCGGCGAGCTCAAGTTCAATGAAGCGTGCGATGTCTTTTTCGTCTTCGATCACGAGGACCAGGGGTTTGCGTTCCATGAGTTCAGTATAGGGTGGCACTCATGAGAACGCGAGTCCCAATTCTAAAATTTCTTTCATTTATGAGAACTTTTCAGGGGTTGTGAAGCAAAGTTAAAGATGGGTTTAATTTCGCTGAAAGGCCCAGAGACCTTCTCACACCCAGTGGAACTGGTAAACGTTCTCGCGGGCAAAATCTTTCAGGGAAGCCCCATCAAATTCTGAGAACACCGCTTCAGGTGGAGAGCCCTGATAGGTGCGTTCACACACCAGGGTCATGTCCGGTTCGGCTCTGGAGCACAACCTCCGGCTCATGTTCACCGGAAGCCCATACACCGCCAGAGTCACCCCGGCATTCAGTGAGAGCACCTCTCCGGTGGCCACCCCGATGCGCAGTTGCAGATGTGCGCCAACCCTCTGGGCTGCGCCAATTTCGTGGATGCGTTTGTGGCATTCCTGTGCAAGCCTGAGGGCACTTTCGACTTTGTTTCCATCAAAGAGGCAGACCAGAGCGTCCCCCTGATGTTGCAGCACCCGGCCTCCAAACAGGGCCACCCTGAGGTACCCCACTTGCAGGACTTCACTCATGAGTTCACCGTACTGTTCCAGCGTCATGCGCTGGGCCAGAGCCGTGGAGCCCACCAGATCCATGAAGACCACCGTGACAAATTGTTTGGTTGGGGTGCTGATGCTCATTTCACCAGGTAAAAGCCGTGGGTGGGAGGACGGGTTTCAAAGCGAATCCAGTCTCCGGGTTTCAGGTCTGGTTGTTCGTGGTCGAGCAGGCCGCACACCAGAGGCATTTTGGCCTGCACAATCAGGAAGCCTTTTTCGGTGCGGGTGATTTTGCCCACCCCTTCCAGAGCGGAAATCTGGGTGACCACCAGAGATTCTTCCTGAATTTCGCTCGGGCTGAAGGTTTTCAGGACCGGGTGCACGATCACGCGTGCAGGACCGGGTTTGGCGGTGTAAGGGCCGGTGCGGTCGAACAGGTAGACCACCTGTCCAGCCGCCACAAATTCGAGCAACACGCTTCCTTCCGGTTGCGGATACAGGTTGCCAGAGGCAGCATCTGTGCGGAAACGTTCGATGAATTCTTCGATGGAGTTCTCCAGTACCACTCCAAACAGTGTACACGCATTTGCAGGGTGTGGATTTGAAATGCCCGGGTCTGCTTCAAAAAACCGTCCAAAAAACATATCAAGACCATATCATTATGTTTATAACAGATCAAGTTGTCACTTGTGCTCGCATCTTCAGCAGCTATCATCCAGCCCTCGGGGGGATTTAATAGAGTAAGGGGATGAGGCGGATTGTGGCAGGACCGGCAGGCAGTGGAAAAACCACCGCCCTGCTCCAGCACGCATGGAAACAGTCCAAAGAGGGGGTCACCCTCTGCTGTTTGCCGCACCAGAGGCAAGACCTCCTGAAACGTCTGGCAGCCCAGCCCACCCTGAACGTCCGCATCACCGACCTGCAAACCCTGACCTATGAAATTCTGGAACAGGGGGGCAACGACAGAACCTTCCTGAGCATTCCCGGCAAAGTGGCCCTGATGGGACGCCTGCTCATGGCAGACCGCAAAGATTACCCTACCCCCGGCGAAGCTGCCCTGTACTCCAACGCCATTGCAGACCTGAAACGTCAGGGCATGACCAGCAAAATGGACGCCCGGAAAATGGGCGCTCAGGGCAAACACCTGCTTGCACTGCTCCGACGCTATCAGGAAGAGTTGAAGACCCGCCACCTGATGGACCTCGATGATGCCAGAGACCGGGCCAGCGAACTGCTGGAAGGGGGCCTGAAATGGTCCATCAGGCCCCAGCACCTTTTGATTGATGGGTACAGCGAATTCAACCCTTCAGAGCTTCGCCTGATCCGTGCCCTGTCCATGACCTCCAGAAGCCTTTTGGTCACCCTTCCTGTGTCGGCCCCATTTCCGTACCAGACCCGCCTGAACGAAAAAGAAGTGGAAAGTCAGGCCCAGTACCTGCAAGCCTCGGTGCAAAAACTCTCTTACCGCAACCTGCCCATGTTCACGGTGCACACCTGCCCCAACGTCACCCGTGAAGCCCGTCAGGTGGTTGCGCAGGTGAAAGAAGCCCTGCTGGGCGGAATGGACGCCAGCGAAATGGCCATCCTGATTCCCAGAGAAGGGGCCGCCGCACACCTGCTGAAACTCGGGGAAGAGGCCCGCATCCCCCTCATTGACGAAAATCCGGGCAATCCCATGGAGACTTTTCATGGGCGCAAACTCATGACCCTGCTCTCCACCCGGCGCAGAAATTACCCCACCCGCGACCTTTTTGACCTCTCGATGTATTACGAGGGGTTGCAGCAGGTCGCAGAGGCGCTCGAAGCCAGAGGCCTCAACGGCATCCACGCCCACCTGCTCGAAGGGGTGGACCGCTCCTCCCTGTCCCTGTTGATGCTGGAAACCGCACCCTCTGGCAGCAGTGAAAAAGAATGGCTCAACTGGGTCGAGACCCTCCTGAACCGCATCAAGTACCCCGAGACCAGCCGAGACCCCATCCGCCTGATGGCCCGTGAGGTCTTCGAGCTGATTCCCTCAGAAGTGCAGAAACACAGCGTGCTGGAAGACTGGCTCATGGCCCTGTTGCCGTCCATCAGCCTGACCAGAGAGCGTCAGGAAGGGGTGCGGGTGCTGACCCCCGAGCAGATCACTGGAAGGCGTTTCCAGCGCCTGTGGATCATGAACGTGACCGAGCACCAATACCTGCTGGAAGAAAAAGAAGATTTCTTTTTCACCGAAGAAGAACGGGTCAAACTCGGGCTGCCGCGCAGCATGAAAGGCATCGCCGAAAGCCTGTTCTACGAGGTCATCACCCGGGCTTCCCACGTCACCCTCAGTTACGCCAGTGCAGACCGCGACGGGGTGCAAAGGCCCCACCGACTGCTGGCCCAGATGGGAAGCGCGACCACCCCTCCCGTCAAACCGATGAGCCCTCTGGAATATGCCCTCTCGACCCGGGACATCAAAATCAGCACCCCGGATTGGTGGAACCATGTCCCACCGATTCAGGAAAAAAGGGTTTGGATGCTGGCCCGTTACCTGCCCTGCAAGCTGCGCGGATATTTGAGCACCCACACCGAAAAAACCTCTGGGGGCCTGTTCAGCCATCAGGACCGCACCCGCATGGAACGCCTGCTTCGGCAAGCTGCATGGGAAGCCCAACCCGAGCCGGTCCTTGAAGGGGTGTACTCCGATCACTTCCGTGAACAGGTCTCACGGCACCTCAAAGACAACTTGCCCCCCAAGCCCGATTTGCCCAACCTGAAGGTCTACCAATCCTTCAAGCTCGATGGCCTGTCGTTCCGGCCCCACGCTTACCAGCTGTTCAAAGACACCCGCAAAGCCAACCTGTACGTGGTGACCCAGGAACCAGACATCCGCAACCTCCTGAAAAACCAACCCGAGCACCTCTGGGCGTACATGGCCCTCAAAGAAGCTGACTGGGACACTGAACTGTACACCTGGGACCTGTACGCCAAACCCAAACGCCGCACGGTCTTTGACAACCAGATGCGCGACGCATGGAAACAATTTCAGGACCTGCAAACCCACCTCGGGCAGGGAGATGTGACCCCCAGTGCAGGGTTCCACTGCTGGGACTGCACCTTCAAACAGGTGTGCAGGCTCGGGTGAACTTCAAGTTCGGCGCAAAGTCTCCAGTTTGACGTGTCACTTGAGAGAGCCGTCAGCCATCAGCGGTCAGCAATCAGCCAGAAGGAACGTTTTCTTGCTGCCTTTTGAGCTTAAATTTGAGTGGATTTGATCTTGCGTCTTGGTGTCTTGCTGTTCTCTACAACAAGAGCTTATGGATGAGCTTTTCGCTGAGGGCTGACCGCTGATCGCTTTTTTCCAGACATGCCAGAGGTCAGACTTTGTGCTGACCTTCACTGCTACCGAATGATGACATCCAGAACGGTGCCTGCCAGCATGGTCAGGGCCAGCCAACTGTTGGCATCAAAAAACGCGATGTTCACTTTGGTCAGGTCTTTGGGATTGATGATGCGGTGCTCGTAAAACAAAATGCCCCCCATGATCACCGCAGCCAGATAAAACGCCCAACTGGTCCCAATCACGTAACCCGAGTAAATCAACAGGGCAAAGGTCAGAAAGTGCGACCACGCTGCAATTTTCAGGGCCGTGGGAATGCCGAAACGGGCCGGAATGCTCTGGACGTTGTTTTGGCGGTCAAAATCGTGGTCTTGCGTGGCGTAAATCACATCCAGGCCGATCATCCAGAACACCACCACCATCCAGAGTGCAATGGCTCCCATGTCCCACGTTCCAGTGATGGCAATCCATCCCCCTGCTGCTGCAGCCCCATCCGTGATGCCGAGCCATGCGTGACAGAGCCATGTGAACCGCTTGGTGTAGGGGTAAAGGATCAGAAACACCACAGCAATGGGCAGCAGTTTGACGGCCAGAGGATTCAGTTGTGCTGCTGCAAACCACAACACCCCCAGAGAAACCACTGTCAGGACCACCGCTTGCAAGGGTTTGATTTTGCCTTTGGGAATCTCCCGGTTGGCCGTGCGGGGGTTTTTGGCATCGATGCTGGCATCGATCAGGCGGTTTGCCGCCATGGCAGCGGTTCTTGCCCCTGCCATGGCCAGCGTGATCCACAGAAACTCAAGCCAGGTGGGCCACCTGCCCTGACTCTGGGCGGCAAAGAACATGCCTGCGTAGGCAAAGGGAAGGGCAAAGATGGTGTGTTCGAACCGGACAAAGTCCAGGTAGGTTTTCAGTCGAGCTTGCACCTCACCAGAATAATGCATACAACCTTGGTAGACCGCAGTCTCTCTCATCAAAAAGGACTTGTTTGAGGCGGGCTCCTCGGGCAAGATGGGTGCTGGACAGGAAAATTGCATGAAAAAAACCTTACTGAAAATCTGGGATGCCATCAAAGAATTTGTGATTGTGATTGCCTTGACCACCTTCGTGGTGTCTTTTCCGGGGGTCAGTGGAAACAGCATGATGCCCACCCTGCGCACCGGAGAACGCATGGTCATCCCCAAATACGAAACTTGGATGCACCGCATGGGCATCGGAAGTTTCCAGAGGGGCGACATCGTGGTGTTCAAGCCCCCCGCTGATCACAAGGCCTCATGGCGGGCTTTTCCCACCGACCAGATGACCCTCTGGCATTTCATTCCTTACTACGTCAAACGGGTGGTGGCCGTGTCAGGAGACACCGTCCGCATCGAAGAAGGCCGTGTCTACGTGAACAACAAGGAAGTGGATTTCCAGACCATCGAAAATTACTGGCAAGCACAGGGATGCTGGGACAACAGCCCGGAGTCCATCACCGCCAACTTCATCCGCGCAGATGCAGAAAAACAACTGGTCAAAAAGACCTTCAAAGTGCCAGAGGGCGAATACTTCCTGATGGGCGACAACCGTTCCGAATACGGCAGCTCTGACTCCCGTGCTTTTGGATCAGTGCCTCTGGACCGCATTGCAGGTCGGGTGGGGTACATTGTTTTCCCATTCTGGCGCAAAACCAACGCTTCAGGCGGATGTGACGATCAACTTGTCAACCTCTCGGGTGGGCTGGAATTGAACTTGCGTCAACCCTGAATCAAGACCGCTTTTCTTTGTTTTGCTGGTCCAGATGGTAGACCACCGCATGGTG contains these protein-coding regions:
- a CDS encoding response regulator transcription factor, producing MERKPLVLVIEDEKDIARFIELELAAEGYATEVAFDGVTGLSKFREVNPDLVILDLMLPVLDGLEVARRIRKTSNTPILILTAKDSIQDKVEGLDAGADDYLIKPFSIEELLARVRAHLRRVNPAVTGEVRVADLVMNLDGREIFRGGRRVELSAKEFELLELLARNPGKVFSRFEIEEKVWPEYTGGSNVVDVYIGYLRRKLEEGGERRLIHTVRGVGYVLREE
- the lepB gene encoding signal peptidase I, with amino-acid sequence MKKTLLKIWDAIKEFVIVIALTTFVVSFPGVSGNSMMPTLRTGERMVIPKYETWMHRMGIGSFQRGDIVVFKPPADHKASWRAFPTDQMTLWHFIPYYVKRVVAVSGDTVRIEEGRVYVNNKEVDFQTIENYWQAQGCWDNSPESITANFIRADAEKQLVKKTFKVPEGEYFLMGDNRSEYGSSDSRAFGSVPLDRIAGRVGYIVFPFWRKTNASGGCDDQLVNLSGGLELNLRQP
- a CDS encoding adenylate/guanylate cyclase domain-containing protein; its protein translation is MSISTPTKQFVTVVFMDLVGSTALAQRMTLEQYGELMSEVLQVGYLRVALFGGRVLQHQGDALVCLFDGNKVESALRLAQECHKRIHEIGAAQRVGAHLQLRIGVATGEVLSLNAGVTLAVYGLPVNMSRRLCSRAEPDMTLVCERTYQGSPPEAVFSEFDGASLKDFARENVYQFHWV
- a CDS encoding sensor histidine kinase; translated protein: MTLRWRLTLLYTTAMGLILSFIMVMVFTVMTRIIETNIQNDLKRGVNQLVSIQRNTETYAIGNRIPWELFPDLYGQLDSYLLYPDTNLLTLQGKDLIPQHIEHSTSLVTLLGDGLNSLEFQPPDYSRMVRAGQNNEVVFTSLEIKNVNKENRHLEVISVMVQISNPNFPIYQGILHLARDTTEIQDVFRALKTVLFFVTLLAIVGMGFTIYGVSARALKPLRYVQAAAETITEKNLSSRVPVPNTHDEVESLASTINEALARLEKSFEMQRRFTSDASHELRTPVTAIGGHAGYLLRRTNPSPQQTESLTIIKNESERLSHLIQSLLELARADAGSVNMNLQPMLALPFMEDLQREMKPILGQAELLVEGQEFAFMADPSRMKQVMINLISNALKAGSTRIILQGKLENKEVHFMVQDNGPGIAEEHLTKLFDRFYRVQESRNRDEGGSGLGLSIVKTIIDAHQGRVWFASRVGEGTTVHVVLPYREVVTEE
- the mqnP gene encoding menaquinone biosynthesis prenyltransferase MqnP; protein product: MHYSGEVQARLKTYLDFVRFEHTIFALPFAYAGMFFAAQSQGRWPTWLEFLWITLAMAGARTAAMAANRLIDASIDAKNPRTANREIPKGKIKPLQAVVLTVVSLGVLWFAAAQLNPLAVKLLPIAVVFLILYPYTKRFTWLCHAWLGITDGAAAAGGWIAITGTWDMGAIALWMVVVFWMIGLDVIYATQDHDFDRQNNVQSIPARFGIPTALKIAAWSHFLTFALLIYSGYVIGTSWAFYLAAVIMGGILFYEHRIINPKDLTKVNIAFFDANSWLALTMLAGTVLDVIIR